The DNA segment GCGCCGCGCGCCGCTGATCACCCCCGGCTACCCCGCACGTCAGCCCTCGGCGGCCGTCCAGTCGTACGGCAGGAACTTGCCGTCGAGGGTGACCACCACACGGTCGCCCGCCGCATGCGGTTTGCGCTGTATGTCGATGCTGAAGTTGATCGCGCTCATGATGCCGTCGCCGAACTCCTCGTGGATGAATTCCTTGATGGCGCCGCCGTACACCTGGAGCACCTCGTAGAAGCGGTAGATGGTCGGGTCGGTCGGCACCGCGGTGGGCAGCCCGCCGCGCATCGGGACCGCGGCGAGCACCGGAATCGCGGATTCGTCGAGACCGAGCATGTCGACGACGACTGCGCCGCAGTCCACCGGCACCGGATGCTGTCCGAGCAGCGCGGCGATGGTCCACATGACCGGTTTGTCGATGGCGTCGGCGAGCTGGTGCCACGTCAGCCCTTTCGCCAAACGGGCGGCGACGATGTCGGCGGTGATCTGCTCCCGCGTCACGCGCGCGCCTCCAGCGGGAGCGTGAACTGCTCGGGTTCGACGGGCCGGTTCCACTCCGTGCCGGTGCGGGCGTGCGTCGCGTACAGCGTCAACCCGACGAAGGCCAGCCCTCCGACGAGATTGCCGAGCACCGTGGGGATCTCGTTCCAGACCAGGTAGTCCATCACCGAGAAGTCACCGCCGAGCATCAGACCGGACGGGAACAGGAACATGTTGACCACCGAGTGTTCGAAACCCATGTAGAAGAACAGCATGATCGGCATCCACATCCCGATCACCTTGCCCGACACCGACGTCGACATCATCGCCGCCACCACACCGGTGGACACCATCCAGTTGCAGAGCACACCGCGGATGAACAGCGTCAGCATGCCGGCGGCGCCGTGCTCGGCGTACCCGACCGTGCGGCTGTGGCCGATCTCGCCGAGCTTGAGGCCGACCTCGCTGGGATCGACCGAGAATCCGTAGGTGAAGATCACCGCCATCATCAGCGCGACGGTGAGCGCGCCGGCGAAGTTGCCGACGAACACCAGCCCCCAGTTGCGCAGCATCGACCGCACCGTCACGCCACGGCGCT comes from the Mycolicibacterium litorale genome and includes:
- a CDS encoding formate/nitrite transporter family protein; the protein is MSYVNPAQFVTKMIDAGETKAFMSTRDTVIRAYMAGAILALAAAFAVTVTVQTGNALVGALLFPVGFCLLYLLGFDLLTGVFTLVPLALLDKRRGVTVRSMLRNWGLVFVGNFAGALTVALMMAVIFTYGFSVDPSEVGLKLGEIGHSRTVGYAEHGAAGMLTLFIRGVLCNWMVSTGVVAAMMSTSVSGKVIGMWMPIMLFFYMGFEHSVVNMFLFPSGLMLGGDFSVMDYLVWNEIPTVLGNLVGGLAFVGLTLYATHARTGTEWNRPVEPEQFTLPLEARA
- the cynS gene encoding cyanase — protein: MTREQITADIVAARLAKGLTWHQLADAIDKPVMWTIAALLGQHPVPVDCGAVVVDMLGLDESAIPVLAAVPMRGGLPTAVPTDPTIYRFYEVLQVYGGAIKEFIHEEFGDGIMSAINFSIDIQRKPHAAGDRVVVTLDGKFLPYDWTAAEG